TTTTCAAAACTCAATCTAAATCTACCCGGATCAAACACAGATAGAGCGCAGTTCATAGATGCATGAACTGAGAAAATTAATAAGCAGTAAAATATGTAGTATCCCAGAGTTCTTTTCACAATACTGCGTAGAATGAAATGGAAAACGTAGAAAAGTTATTTCAAGTAAAAGGTAGAATCCAAGCATGGAGAGCTGCTAAATAAAATAAGCTGCAGGCACGTATGGCTCTCGCAACCTGGCCAGAATGAAAAAATGTAAATACAAGCAAATTTTAATTAATATTGCTACAATGCTCAACCGGGGGAGAAAATAGAGTGTGACCTAGGTAAGTTGTTGCTCAAGGGCGGGGAATTCAAGATGTTTCTAAGAAATAAGCATACCATATCACTATGATGAAACAGCTCGGTATCCTCATCTATTAACACAAAAGAATGCTTTGCAGACTCCTAAAAGGAAGTTTCCAGCGTCTCATGCGTGTTAGATCAGTCTAATTTAATGTAGAAAGTCAAAAGGATGGCAATTGTGAATGGATCCTAATGTCAAGGCACTAAATCAGCAAGTGAGTAAGCAAATACACGCTCTTCAGCTCCCAAGACAAGAGGCTCAATAAGGGAAGGCTTATTTGAAACCATGGACAGTGGGTCAATCTAGTCTACTTCCTTCACTTCAGTTTCATCTAAACAGTGTTTGTCAACTTCAAAACCATGCAATCGCAGCTCAGCTCCTCAGTGTCTGTACCGgctcttttcttcctctctctgGGATGTTTCCTACGAAACAAGGTTGATGGATGGTGGTCTAATGCCACTGATATTTAAAGGCTTCAATGGCCAGTCTCGTCCACCATAAAGTAACTGAACGTGCATCTGTTTAGCTTCTTTACCTGAAAATATCTTTCTTTTCCTACTCTACAGCTATAGCATTGCTACTAATCTCCAGTGCCCTGAGTACTCTCATGGCAGCTTCAGCTGCAAACTTTTACCAAGATGTTGATATTAATTTTGGCGACCATGGAGTCCATATACAAAATGGTGGCCAGCTTCTCACGCTGTCACTAAACAATTACTCTGCCTTTGGTTTCCAGTCCGAGAATGAGTATCTCTTTGGAAGGTTTGACATGCAAATCAAGCTCGTTCCAGGTAACTCAGCCGGCACTGTGACAACATTATTAATAATACATCCTTACAATCATTTCCCTATTGTCCCCAAACATTTGATGTTCTAGCATGCTAATACATCCTTTTTATCACGTACAGTTATCTTCTCAAGGATCTACCCATGATGAAATTGACTTTGAATTCTTAGGCAACTCATCTGGAGAGCCATATACACTTCACGCCAATGTTTATGCTCAAGGCAAAAGGAACAAAGAAGAACAATTTATCTGTGGTTTGATCCCACAATATCCTTCCACACCTATTCAATAGTTTGGAATCGTCAGCGCATAATGTATTTAAAAGTATATATTTGTGTATTAcagatttttggtggaaaaccATCCTATTGGAGTATTCAACAATAATGAAGCAGTTGGGACTCCATTCCCAATGAGCCAACCTATGAGAGTCTACCGTAGCTTGTGGAATGCTGATGATTGGGCAACACAAGGCGGACGAGTGAAAACAGATTGGACAAAAGCTCCTCTCTTTACATCCTACAAGAATTTCAATGCAAATGCTTGTATTCAGTCACCATCTGATTCATCATCGATTTCAACATGGCCCAATTCTTTCAACACACAAGCATGGCAAACACAAAAACTTGATGCCTTTGGCAGAAGAAGGCGTAGATAGGTGCAAAAGAAGTGTAGAATCTACAACTACTGCTCTGACTGGAGGCGGTTTCCTCAAGGTCTACCTGCTGAATGCAAACGTCCAAGATCCTAAGACTACCTTGCACTAAACAAGATAATACGATAATACAATAATACGTGCATGAAAAGCTAATTCATTCTATTCAATCTTGTAAACAAGATAATACAATAGAAGTGGTAACTTTAGtcattatttttactttttcaaaTCATCAGATGAGACATGATAGTCTCATCAGTAACACAAAAAAGAAGCTTTGGGTGAAGGCAATAATCACCAATTGGCAATCTTCTAAGTTCTTGCAGGTTGATCAATTAATTTTCAATGTGGAATCCAAAGCCAAATTAGAACCTGAACCTAAGTATGCAAGTTGGCAGGTAGCTAACTGAGTCACCTGACACTAATAGTCTAATGGTACAATTTAGCTTAAAAGCTTTTGGACAAAGGCAAAGCAGACGAATCATCATATAATAGTGTTGCTCAGGTGGTAAAGGAGCAcaattttgtttttagtttttgGACAGCAGCTACTACTACTAGGAGCCAAGAAATCAACTGGGCCGGCAGGAAAGGTGAGAtctaaaagaaagaaatggaaaagaTTCTGAATTGCAGAAATGGATCTCGGTCGGCTAGTCCCACCAGTGACCACAGACAAATTTAGCAGCTTAAAGAGCAAAGAAACAGGCACCAATCCATAAGATTAAGGAAAAGTAGAAGTATTTGCCCACGATCAGTACTActaaaagctgaaaattttgcaaaagtGAAGCATGTCTTAAAAGCCATCAAGTTTTAGCTGCAGTTCACTAGAAATTTACTCTGAGCAATCACACACACTTTCTGGGCTAAGTTCAGTAACGCTTTGTTCAATTGCACATTAAACCATAATTGGTCTATCCATTTACAACAACCCAAATGAATATTACCATGTTTAGACACACTTAAGGTGCTAATTAATTTTTAGcttctgaaattttcttttgtttatttttcagaAAAGAGGTTTAAACCTAACTGCTTAGAGTAGAAATAAAGCGACTATAGTATGCATCCCAGCCATACAATTATCTGACAAGTGAGAATCTCACGAACTTCTTCTGGAGGATCCAGCAGCAAAGTAACAAGGCATTCGCAGAGGAGTTACCATCCCTCTAATACTGACTTAAACTTGCCGAAATTCTTTCCAGTGCAAGTAAGAATAAATAACTGGCATCTACCCAATAGTAGAGTGGAACTTTCTTCACCTACACAATCGAACGACTTGATCACTTTTCATCCCAGGCCAAGCTGCAACACAAGCATTGGATGACAGGGTAAAAAACCCAAATGTACGTTTTCCTAGTCAATGATTCCCAAGAAAAACAACCGAAGGTTTGGACAATGCTTTGATAATTTTGGGACCAGATTCTCcattaaagaaagaaaacaaagcaTATATGGTGAATCTTGTAACTTGGGAACACAAAAAAAAACGGGGGTTGTTAGCTGATTTCCTTGCCCAATCAATCATTTTCAGATATATGGTTGTACTCGTATACAATTGTTGTATGCAACCTTGAAGAAAAAGATGTGGATGCAGCTACAACCAGTTGGAAGACTTTCAAAACTTCGATCTTCCATCCAATTCAAGATTGAATGATCATGAAACATCATTAACTTCTTGTCGCCGTGCACGTGTCGTGGGACAGACATATTAAACCGAGAAGTTAGAACACTGATGATTTCTTCCCACAAGTccgaaaaatatataaaataaaataaagtgaaGGGAAGGGCTGAATCCGCACCCTTCCATTCTAAATTCACGCCTTAACCACCAATTTGACAAATAAGTCCCTATCATTTAATGACTTTCGCTTATAACTTTTTACAATTCTAGAATTATCGTTTCATACAATAACAATTTGCCGTAGCAATAGTCTTTCAATTATtctctaattttcttttaattcgATCCTTGttctttttaataatttatacTATATTAAGCGTCTTTAAACAATTATAAACTCATGAAACCAATCAAGTTAGATAATAGAGTTAGAGATCATAGGTACTATGAAAGTGCTACTACAcaaataatttcatcattttAATGTAATAGGTATGCATCTAgtaaaagaaaccaaaaagaaCATCTAATAATCCATGAATTTGGTACAATGTTCGATAAACAACCAAAACCTCCAATGAGGTTGTACATAAATGTCAGAAGATTAGaaatttttatgataaaaaattaataatatgaTAACTTTGTTTGTTATATATTGAGAAAAACAAATTAAGAATACACATTATACATCTTCTAAGCTCAAAATTTCTCTTACGCCGCGCAaattttattgaaaatatttaaaagataaACTAACAGAAGAAATGGCTAAAAAAAATCGTGCTAAGCAAATTGCTCGTAGCGTGCTTAAAAAAAACGCAAATTTAAAATTGCAAAACGATAGAAGAAAAACCATTGAATATTAAAAGTCTTAATGTCATCATATTAACCTTTAAGGCGTAAATATAGAGTGCAAAGACGTGAATTTTGTTCCTTCCTAAAGTAGGAAGGTAAATCAAGTGATCATCCGACAAACACAAACATATTTTTATCCTCACTACAGGCCCATTTCATCGAGGGCCCAGTGTGTTCCTTTAACCAACAATTCTTCTTTGGTTTCCTGAAACTTACCCTCGATTCAAATGCGAATCTGCCACCGGTTATGAATCATGATGGGTTATCGACTTTTGAACAAGTAAGAAATTTGGATTTACCATGTCTATAAATTACACCCTTGATTGAAGCTGTTGATTTTCTAGATAacgttttaaaaaataaaaaaccaaaaatgcaatttatggggaaaaaagatttaaaaaaaggacagatgaaaaaaaaaaggcaataaATTGGACAAAGAAACGGTTACCGTTATTCAATCAGCTATGGCCTACGTGCGGGTCGAGAACTCGAGATGAGACGAGACAAAAATTCCCCACGCGGAGCCCCGTCAGCGGATCATAGGTCAAATCATTTGAATCTTGTAGTCAGAAATTTTTTGAGAAGTTAACTCCCTTGCTAGTTttctatattaaaaaaaaattgagaaatttttgagaaattagaTCCctagttagtttttttttttttttgagaaatttttgagATAAAAAGTTGGTTAAAAATATAAGGAAAGTGATTAGTGTTTAtaatataagtaaaataatttctttaaaaaattttggtaCGAAAACACACTTTGATTTCAATGACCTCCCTATGTATCATACTCGAGTATTAATGGAACTAAGAACTTTTCTTAACTCACATCAATATTTAAAAGGGCTCATGTGAATGAATGAGGAATTCTTCGTCAAAACTATATAGTTTAGTTTatagttttttttcctttatgtgttgtaatattcttttttttttttaatcgacAAACTCCGCACACGAGAAGGAGTGCCAGTCCTTACTCTTTTGTTTTATGTGTTGTAATATTCTTAACTTTCTAGTACATAAAGAAAGCAATTACTATGCACATGAAATGAATTATTTTATTGATAATAGTAATGCACAATGTACTACACAAAAAGttgccaaaaataaaaaatcatatttGTAAAAATAACTTGTCTATTAGTTGTTCACTCAATGCTTGTTAACATAATTTCAAGTGTTaggttttttcaaaaaaaaatagaaattaaattaggTAAGTATATAAACTATAAGTGGACAATAAATGttaatacatacatatatatatatatatgatatgtATTAACGGTAATTAGTACACACCTACTAAAAAAAGACCCTtaaagagtttatttggatgatttatttaagataattactgtagcactttttatggtgtgatgtatgtgaaataaaaaggtgattggaaattgtgaaataaattattttacttCAAATCTTGTTTGTCCAAACACATCCACTACTTTTTAGAATATTAGACCTACCCAAAGATGTTTGCCATATTAATTCAAAGCATAAAGAACTAAGAGTTTTTCTAACGGATGCCTTTAAAAGCACTCGTtaatatatttagtatttatcTAATCTATCATATATTTAaacatattaataattattatcttctgttacatttatatacttttttatttaattttacttatcatctcttgtatttatttatttattttaattaatcttatattttaaaaaatataacatcTAAAATATACTCCTATCTTACACATAGTACACCCGTTggacaaatcaagaattaaacatgaaatttcTCTACTACCCCAAGAGGCAAGAGGGAAGTTTCCTTTCACAATCAATAGAGTTAAATTGAGCTCAAGAAGGTGTAGCAGGGAAAGGACCGCCTACAAGTACTTGAAAACAAACATCATCCCCCCATTTCCGTGTCACAGATTCCATACTAGTACAAAATAAAGACCGAACATTTTCGCCAGCTCAACAACGTATACGAATCTGCTTTCTGCGCCTACCAAACCCTCCTTTGCCCTACCCTACACCTACCTGACCTCCTCCTGGCCTTTCTCTTCTGGATAGTGGATACCTCTCCTCAGCCCTCCCTCTCTGGTCTCATTCTGACAGGTTTTTGGGGTTAAAAATTCAGTCAACATGGTTTCATTTTAGTCTAAATTATTGATTAAGAATATTACTGGTCAAAGCCCACAGAAAGCAATCCACTTTTTCCACTCTTTCACCCCGCAAATTGTTCAATTAGCGTTTGATTTGCTTTTGTCAATTTCCTCATCAGGGTCAGCAACAGCACTGGTGACCAGTGACCaccacaccccccccccccagtTTTGATTAAAAACCAACTTTGCCATTGCCAATTTGCCAGCCGAGTCCTTTTGCATTAACTAGCCTTGATTAATCTGTTGCCAGCTCCCTCCCATTTCCATTTTCCCATTAAAATTCCAAACTTTCACAACTTCCAAGAGCCCCCCTATTTAAGCATTGCCATTCTCTCCATTTCTCTTTCTGATCCCCAAATCTCCATTCACTCCCCAGCTTtctttttgcttaaaaaaaaaaaaaaagagcccatttctttttcttcctttcccaTTTCAAAAGCAGCAACAATGGCTTCCTATACCATTGTTCTGCTTTCATTATTCATTTCTTGCTTCTCCATTCTTTTGCTTTCTTTAACCTTATCTTCGGTACTGCTGGTTTCCATTACAACTGCAGGAAGCTTCCaccaacatataaacatcaacTGGGGTGAAGAGAGAGCTCAAATTCTTGAAAGTGGTCAACTTGTAACGCTAACTCTGGACCAGTATTCTGGCTCTGGATTTCAATCCAAAGATGAGTACTTGTTTGGCAGGATTGATGTGCAACTCAAACTTGTTTCTGGCGATTCTGCCGGCACCGTCACGGCATTTTATGTAAGGCATTTACGTGCAAATCCCTTTCCTTAGTTTTTGCTAGCATCCCAGATTCAACAATGTCTTTCTGCTCTATTTCTTGGGCATTTTAACCTCAGTTGAACAATTGATGCAGTTGTCTTCTCAAGGGCCAGCCCATGACGAGATCGATTTTGAGTTCTTGGGTAATGTGTCAGGGGAGCCTTATATTGTCCACACGAATATGTATACAGAGGGGCACGCAGGCAGGGAAGAGCAATTCTACTTGTGGTTTGATCCTAGACAAGATTTCCACACATATTCAATCATATGGAATCCAGGAAGGGTCATGTAAGTCCAATTTCCTAATACCCTTTTGAAATTCTTCCAAGATTTTGTCTTGAAACCgctctaattttatttttattttttaattattggtGTCAAATTCAGATGGTTAGTAGATGACATTCCTATAAGAGAATATACTAATCATGGATCAAAAGGAGTACCATACCCAAGTAGGAGACCTATGAGGCTCTATTCAAGTATATGGAATGCTGATAGCTGGGCTACACAAAATGGGAAAATCAAGACTGATTGGACAAAGGCTCCTTTTACAGCTTCCTATAGGAACCTGAAGATTGATGCTTGTGTTTGGGAATCTACATCTTCCTGTGAATCTGAGGAGTCCACCAATTCCCCACCATCAAAACCATGGATGAAGCAACAGTTGGATGATGGTGGCAAAATGAATCTGCAGTGGGTGCGAAAGAAGTACATGGTCTACGATTACTGCGTAGACTATAAGAAGTTCGTATATGGCATCCCACTTGaatgcaagctgcgaaaaatgCCTGGCTAGGCTCCTGGTGCAGATTATTGATTCTACATTTCCAAAATTTTGTGATTCTATGGTGGGAAAATTGTAAATAACAGGTGCATTCGCAATATTTTTGATTCGATTATTTTGTGTACATGTAAGAGAGACAGTTGATTCAGTTGCTCAATAGTACCTCAATTTTTTGTAGTCCGAGATTTTAATATTAACCATTTCAAATTGCTCAAAATATTAACAATATACCCTTACTTGATAAAAACCCCAACCCAGGGCCGAAGTTAGGAATAGCATAAGTCATCTCAGTCTTTATGCGCTAAGTATATCTTTTGCTGAGGAATGATTAAATCCTCAGTGTCGCAGACACGTGTATAGTTTAACTTGAGCCTTTACTTATTAAGTGTATATTTCTTACACAAGCTAATATAATCAATTAtcgttttcaaaaaaaaaaaagataaaaaccCCAACCAACAACAGccccaagggaaaaaaaaacagagagaaaaaaTTATCAGCAGAGTCAAGAATTGGCAATTAGGTTCTGCTGTTTGATAATTGTAGCATTTAGATAGTGCCCATCTGTGGATAACATCCATTTAGCTCATACATTAGACTACTGCAAGCATTTTGCAATTGGGAGTAAAAAGCCATGTGGGTCAAAGAACAAGCACCAAGGAGAACTGTTGCAATAGAACGTGTTCCACTAATCATTGATCCTACCCATCCAACGTCTTCCAATGATTCAGATTTACTTAACCAAGCACTAATGCATAAAGCACCAATGCTTACACATCAGAATGCCATATCTTCATTATTCTATATATGAACGAACTTTCACTTGCCCAAATGTATCATGTTGTCGAAACAGTTACAGTTTTTCATGTCAACTAGCTATTTAGAAGAATCTCACCAATAAACTATCCAACCTGGAGGAATATCCTGTACCGAGCGAGACCAACCACATCTGCAACCTATGTCACTCTTTCTTTACATGTATATAATCATATTAAGACATATATTCTATCCAGAAGATGCGCACGTCCTTGGATGATTCcttctaattaaaaaaaaaaaagatgaaacgaagaagaagaagttatTACAAGGGCTTTGACGAGTGAATTACAAGGGCTTTTAGAAGCAAAACATGACTTCAATAGTGAAAAGGACCTTTGAAAATTAGCCACTACAGATCTCATGAGATGTAAGCATGCAGGCACATCTAATATGTGCTATAGTCAGTCAATGAACACCTTAAcactagaaggaaagaaagaaaacaataCAGAAACATTTTCGCTTCCGCGAAGGTTTATGATATCCTAAACACAGCTCATCCTCCACAATCCTAGACCCCTTACCTTTAAAAATGCAAAGAACATCTTTTAACCAGCCATCCATCACAGTGAAGACAAAACAGGTGGCTTGCTATAATTTCAATGATGAGAGCAGCAACTACCACTACTTGAAGACAGGATCTAATTAGGCTGATAGATCATGGGCTGAGCAGTTCTTACTACCCGATCCGCAGGTGAGGAAAGAGATATCCTCTAAAGATTAAACAGAACACACttgaaaatgaacaaaaatctAAATAATGAATATCTACTGCAAGATTTGCAACATAACGGTAAATAATTGTTATGGCATGAAAGATTTTGTCCACAAAGAACTTTTCAAATATAGGTCCTGGATGTAAGTGTGAGAAACCACGAGGATGCTGCTCTTTCAGGACAAGAAAGTCATGAAACCTTACCCTGGATAAGGACCTCTTTAGCAACCAAGCATAAGCAGGAAGCTTAACTTCCAGAATGAATTTTTAATTCTcttgaaaagcaaaagaaaatcatACCAGAAAGCGACTGAGAATTCTTCTTTTAGATATTCATGCAGCTTCATATACGAATCTGAAATGGTACTTGAACTTTCTAAGGCACAACATAGTTGCAAAACTCAAACCATGTAGATTCGAGAATAGCTAGAGCCTCTCAAAAGAAAAATAGTACAAAAGGCCAAGTCATGGAAGCCCCATTACAGGAAATGTCAATATATTACAAAATTGATAGTTTCGCGGACCATTTGGCTTCATCCCACCAATTTACCTATCATTTTACATTTTGAACATGCAAAAGATAGGAAAATTATTTGGAATTTAATGCTGATAGCTTCACATCTTTGAAGTCAGCATCGGAGCAATTTCTTGACCTGGCAATTCACGCAAACATGTAAACAAAATGAGTCAGCTCAATGCGGATAGAGCAACAATAAAACCAAGTTTAATGACAAGCACAACTAACCTCCTTTATAAAGTAATCTACTGCATGTGAGTATAACAAAGAAGCTTAATCGCTATGCTAACTTTCAGATTGACATATCTGTAGAATTTCCTCAAATGCTTGATCGAAAATCTTTTTTGCATTCATTCCTAAAGTTTAATGATCAGGAATTAATTTACTTAATCTGAGACTTTCTTCTACCAATAATACCACTGGATCTTATATATGTAATACAGGAATACAAGTAAGTACAACAGTTTAAGATTAGCAACCATAGATCCTTCTATCACATACTCCACTTATGCTTTCCACAAAAACACAACCCTATGATAAAATTCTTCAATCCATACTTTACACAGCAACCTGTTCTTAAAATTCTTCAATCGAAATTTTAATTCAACAATCATCTTACAAGATAGCTAACCAAATTTGTATATTCAAGATCCACAATCCACATATCTCCTGCTCTAGATTTCCAACCTCAAATTGCATGGTTTTTTCTCATAGGATATACATCCACATCCACTTGAATGCACATAAACACTCAAAATACACTTCTATACATGTGTTGAAATTCTTTAATACCAAGAGAATCAGCATATAAGAAGATAGCATTAAGTATGGAATGCAAAAGTTTTGGGCAAAATGTACCAATTGCAGGAATGCAAAGAGGATTCAAATAGTTAGTAAATCTGTTTATTACCATTCAAAAAACAAGAGCCACCATCCCAAATAACACAATCAACATCCACCATCATCAAGTCATGTTCAATGCCTAACATCTGCGCACACACACGCACACAAACAGAGGGCCAGAGAGAGACAGCTAATTAGAAAGTGTTCAGATGCAGTGCTCTTGTTTGATCTCTTCTAAAGTCATCTTGCTTTAGAAAGCCCTCGCGCTACGTGTCAGATGTGTCGGTGGCTTTTGGAGGAATCCTCTACAAGCGCAAAAAGACAAGAAGGAGACGTGCAAAAAATCCTCACCATATATTAAGTTAAATGGCTCCAGTTGCATATTAACCCCAAGCCACTAATTCAGAAAGAGTTCCGATGCGGTGCTCTCATTTATCTCCAATAATGGTATATTGCTAACGAAAGCCCTCTTTCTCTCTACGTGTCAGATGTTTTGGTGGGTGATTTAGGAGAAATCATTCAGAAGCacccaaaaaaaagggaaaatttatCAATGCATTTAAGTTAAATGACTGACATGGCACCAGTCAGTCACTTTTCCCAACCCTCTTCCATTTCCCCCAAGGGTTGGCCTTCTGTGTGACAAGTTGTTGCTATACCCCAAAGTGATCTTGAATTATGGTTGTCTGGTCCACAAGTCACAACTAGGCAATTGTGATGCACTTGGACTACAAACAGAGGTGAAGTCGATTACCACTATTGCATGATTGTACTACAATACTGCACCAATGTTTTGTTCGTGGCTACTCATCCAGTGATAAACAAGGGGAAGTTATGGACAACGTTACCAAATGAAAGGGGAAGTTCAAACTGTGTAATTCTTCCCACCAAAGGTCCAATTGGTGGATTTCTCAAGAtgaaaattgactaaaattgaaaagtttTGGTTTCTGCCGTTAGTATAACTGTTGATATTGAAGCCCTCAACCTATTCAACCAAAAAAGTTCTATACAAATGAATATTGTCATTCATCATACCATTTTCACCATGATACCTCAACTCAACCACTCAGTCAAATTCAACACACAAGACTCACAGTAATTATAATGCCTTCCTCTTCTCCCATGATGCAGCTCTTGGAAATTCATTCAGCAAGATTTTACCATATATTAGCAGACTCTTTCAAACCACACATCTGATCCTAGAAATCTTCAACATATTCACCTCCAAAGAGattcttttatcatttatcTCCCACTTAATCACAAGTTTTGAATGGAAGACGTTGCTTGAAGTGGAAAACTAACAAAGAAATCAACACTCCTGATTTCACAACATTGTATGGGAAACAACCTCTCTGTACAACAGGACCTCATCTCAACATGGTTTCTAATGTACAGGCATTATAATATCATGACTTCATAAACTTGCCTCAATCTTTTACCTTCCAGGAACTTAGGTTTGCCAATGACTACACTCTTTCATAACCAATGCCACTTCACTTTAGACCATAGATTCTGGACCTACTCTGGAAAGATACTCAaattctttttccaaaatcaaaacttcaattgttaaaaattttctagaatGGCTCAGCAAATCTTCAAACTCGCTTCCTTAATTATTTCAAAATCTAAGGCAAACCTAGTAAGCATAGCTCACTCACCATTGTAGCGTCCAAGAAGGGCAAACTGTCTTAATTAACCTTAATGCATACCCAAGCGTAAATCTCCCTGTACTAACACTATATTccggaagaaagaaaagaaatatttaAACAGAAAGTTGAAAACTTTAAGCAGGCTCTACACAAATTAAGCTTAATTTTATCATCCATTACACATAGTTGACCAAGAATCTTATAAAAATTCTGCACACAAGTATAATTACACCTACATTTAGCGCACAGAGAGAACATAACGAATCAAGCA
Above is a genomic segment from Coffea eugenioides isolate CCC68of chromosome 5, Ceug_1.0, whole genome shotgun sequence containing:
- the LOC113770677 gene encoding xyloglucan endotransglucosylase/hydrolase protein 24-like, whose protein sequence is MASYTIVLLSLFISCFSILLLSLTLSSVLLVSITTAGSFHQHININWGEERAQILESGQLVTLTLDQYSGSGFQSKDEYLFGRIDVQLKLVSGDSAGTVTAFYLSSQGPAHDEIDFEFLGNVSGEPYIVHTNMYTEGHAGREEQFYLWFDPRQDFHTYSIIWNPGRVIWLVDDIPIREYTNHGSKGVPYPSRRPMRLYSSIWNADSWATQNGKIKTDWTKAPFTASYRNLKIDACVWESTSSCESEESTNSPPSKPWMKQQLDDGGKMNLQWVRKKYMVYDYCVDYKKFVYGIPLECKLRKMPG